The window ACTGCTTACCGCAACTACGCCTTTGAGAGTTACGAGCTTCAGGCTATCGATTATTTGTTAAAACCCATAGATTTTAATCGTTTTACCGCTGCGGTAGAAAAAGCAATAGACTTTCATAAATACAAAAATGCTACACAGGAGAATACCAGCGACGAGAGCATTTATGTGTACTCGGAATATAAAATGATTAAGATTTTGCTCCGCGATATTGAATACATAGAAAGCATGGGCGACTACCTTAAAATTTACCTGTACAATGCAGATAAGCCGGTTTTAACCCTCATGACCATGAAAAAAGTGCTGGAAAAGCTGCCTGAAGATCAGTTTGCCCGCGTACACCGGAGCTTTATTGTAGCGCT is drawn from Pedobacter sp. HDW13 and contains these coding sequences:
- a CDS encoding LytTR family DNA-binding domain-containing protein, producing MALKCVAIDDEPLALELIKNYVSRFPGLQLVQVFEDALSGAEYLKQNPVDLLFVDVNMPDITGVELVRSLVNSPMIIFTTAYRNYAFESYELQAIDYLLKPIDFNRFTAAVEKAIDFHKYKNATQENTSDESIYVYSEYKMIKILLRDIEYIESMGDYLKIYLYNADKPVLTLMTMKKVLEKLPEDQFARVHRSFIVALTKIKSIHNRKVNLTNAELPIGDAYSGFINQQKGI